A region of Thermovibrio ammonificans HB-1 DNA encodes the following proteins:
- a CDS encoding sodium:proton antiporter — MGHGGHSAESTVGGLIEAFHLHLSKAELAELSVLLFILTYAMILLEKFFHRTIAALIGASLVLVIGVITPEKAWEAIDQNTILLLFGMMNIVTVMGKSGFFNLVAAKAVQITKGSPTRVLWVFSLLTALFSAFLDNVTTVLFMAPVMINIAEKLKLNPIPYLIAIVLASNTGGTATLIGDPPNIIIGSIAGKTFNDFLKEVAPYAILAFILGLIVMHLMMAKGGFLKAQATAEELEEILSGKVDESLLDRKLMKKSVGVFLVTILLFIVGHQIGLEPGVVALFMATVLALISGLSPAWILEKVEWTTLIFFMGLFMVVGALEVNGVFEVAAKWLIEAIGNNIHEGIILVGFVSAVISGFVDNIPFTMSMAYVLKGMEMQMGSVMDPLWWALSLGACLGGNLTLIGASANIVTADIAERNGYKINFFTFMKYGTPVAAVTVITAILLFYVEHAVFGGL; from the coding sequence ATGGGACACGGTGGACACTCCGCAGAGTCAACCGTAGGCGGCCTCATAGAGGCGTTTCACCTGCACCTTTCAAAGGCCGAGCTTGCAGAGCTCTCGGTTCTGCTCTTTATCCTCACCTACGCGATGATTCTCCTTGAAAAGTTCTTTCACAGGACCATAGCGGCCCTAATCGGAGCCTCCCTCGTTTTAGTAATCGGCGTTATTACGCCGGAGAAGGCCTGGGAGGCGATAGACCAGAACACCATACTCCTGCTCTTTGGAATGATGAACATAGTTACCGTTATGGGTAAAAGTGGCTTCTTCAACTTGGTTGCCGCAAAGGCAGTTCAGATAACAAAAGGCTCACCTACGAGGGTGCTCTGGGTCTTCTCGCTGCTTACCGCCCTCTTTTCCGCTTTCCTCGATAACGTTACAACGGTTCTCTTCATGGCTCCGGTTATGATTAACATAGCCGAGAAGCTGAAGCTCAACCCTATACCCTACCTGATAGCCATAGTCCTTGCCTCCAACACCGGAGGAACCGCAACCCTTATCGGTGACCCACCCAACATCATCATCGGCAGTATAGCCGGCAAAACCTTCAACGACTTCCTGAAAGAGGTTGCACCTTACGCGATACTCGCCTTTATCCTCGGCCTTATAGTTATGCACCTTATGATGGCGAAGGGAGGGTTCCTCAAGGCTCAGGCAACGGCTGAAGAGCTTGAGGAGATACTCTCGGGTAAGGTGGATGAGTCCCTCCTCGACAGGAAGCTCATGAAAAAGTCCGTAGGGGTCTTCCTCGTTACCATACTCCTCTTCATAGTCGGTCACCAGATAGGGCTTGAGCCCGGAGTTGTTGCCCTTTTCATGGCAACGGTGCTTGCCCTCATCAGCGGCCTCTCTCCGGCCTGGATACTGGAGAAGGTGGAGTGGACAACCCTCATCTTCTTCATGGGACTCTTCATGGTTGTGGGAGCCCTTGAGGTTAACGGCGTTTTCGAAGTTGCCGCCAAGTGGCTCATAGAGGCCATCGGTAACAACATCCACGAGGGTATAATCCTTGTAGGCTTTGTATCTGCAGTTATCTCCGGTTTCGTGGATAACATTCCCTTTACGATGTCTATGGCCTACGTCCTTAAAGGTATGGAGATGCAGATGGGCTCCGTTATGGACCCCCTCTGGTGGGCTCTCTCCTTGGGGGCCTGTTTGGGCGGAAACCTCACCCTTATAGGGGCGTCGGCCAACATAGTTACCGCCGACATAGCCGAGCGTAACGGCTACAAGATTAACTTCTTTACGTTTATGAAGTACGGAACCCCCGTTGCTGCCGTAACGGTTATAACTGCTATACTTCTCTTCTACGTAGAACACGCGGTGTTCGGGGGGCTGTAA